A stretch of the Diprion similis isolate iyDipSimi1 chromosome 14, iyDipSimi1.1, whole genome shotgun sequence genome encodes the following:
- the LOC124414542 gene encoding cytochrome P450 6A1-like isoform X1, which yields MEFGAFNFLLQLLGVLLAIAVAAYIYLKNVTYNYWKHKGIPQAEPIVPFGSLWDVVKSRKSIAVLMRDLYLEFKDNAVFGFYSFHRPSLVIRDPDLIRFVLTKDFSHFQNRGLYYNEEVDPLSGHLFMLDGAKWKNLRIKFSPTFTSGKMKHMFTTVKECSDSLVQCVTDEVEKNEVIEIKDIMARFTTDVIASVAFGIECNSLKNPEAEFRTLGRKIVKPRPVMNAMLVLCPSLLKMFNIAATNKEVSNFIIKVFKETVDYRTSNNLVRKDFLDLVIQLMNKGFVRGDDDKEPLDKPEIASGKITMLEGAAQVFVFWLAGFETSSSAATHCLYELAINQDIQKRLADEISQILEKFGGITYESLAAMPYLHKVVSETLRKYPSVPILNRDCNQDVQLPGINLSITKGTAIVIPLLGLHMDPEVYPEPDKFDPERFNDDNIARRHRYAYLPFGEGPRICIGMRFGLMQMKIGLVSLLSKYHFALGPNTKVPLEMGTGNFLLVPKGGIELRVTRRK from the exons ATGGAATTTGGAGCGTTCAACTTTCTCCTTCAACTACTAGGTGTTCTACTAGCGATAGCCGTTGCTGCCTACATTTATCTGAAAAATGTGACCTACAACTACTGGAAGCACAAAGGAATCCCACAGGCGGAGCCTATCGTTCCTTTTGGTAGCCTGTGGGACGTTGTCAAGTCGAGGAAATCAATAG CTGTACTTATGCGTGATCTGTACCTGGAATTCAAGGACAATGCCGTGTTTGGCTTCTACTCGTTCCACCGACCGTCCCTAGTGATCCGTGATCCTGATCTGATACGTTTTGTACTGACGAAGGATTTCTCGCACTTTCAAAACCGTGGATTGTACTACAACGAAGAAGTTGATCCACTTTCGGGTCACCTGTTCATGTTAGATGGCGCCAAGTGGAAGAATCTAAGGATCAAGTTCAGCCCGACGTTCACGTCAGGTAAAATGAAGCACATGTTCACGACGGTGAAAGAGTGCTCGGACAGCCTTGTTCAGTGCGTCACTGATGAAGTCGAGAAGAACGAAGTCATCGAGATAAAGGATATAATGGCAAG GTTTACAACTGACGTCATAGCGTCCGTCGCTTTCGGGATCGAGTGCAACAGCCTGAAGAATCCAGAGGCTGAATTTCGTACTTTGGGACGAAAAATCGTAAAGCCTCGGCCAGTAATGAATGCGATGTTGGTGTTGTGTCCATCCCTCTTGAAAATGTTCAACATAGCCGCGACTAACAAGGAAGTTTCTAACTTCATAATCAAAGTCTTCAAGGAAACTGTGGACTACAGAACGAGCAACAATTTGGTTAGAAAAGACTTTTTGGATCTGGTTATACAGCTGATGAACAAGGGCTTCGTGCGCGGTGACGACGACAAAGAACCATTGGACAAACCAG aaattGCCAGCGGTAAGATCACGATGCTCGAAGGAGCAGCGCAAGTCTTTGTGTTCTGGTTAGCGGGCTTTGAGACGTCGTCTTCGGCGGCAACTCACTGCCTCTACGAGTTGGCGATTAATCAGGATATTCAGAAGAGATTGGCCGATGAAATTAGCCAAATTTTGGAGAAATTCGGAGGCATAACTTACGAGAGCCTTGCGGCCATGCCGTATCTTCACAAAGTAGTATCCG AGACGCTGAGAAAGTATCCGTCGGTACCAATTCTGAACAGAGACTGCAACCAGGATGTTCAACTGCCGGGCATTAACCTGAGCATCACTAAAGGCACCGCGATCGTCATACCACTTTTGGGACTTCACATGGACCCTGAGGTGTATCCAGAACCTGATAAATTTGATCCGGAACGATTTAATGACGATAATATCGCCAGGAGACATCGTTACGCTTATCTACCCTTTGGCGAAGGGCCCAGAATCTGCATAG GAATGCGGTTTGGTCTGATGCAAATGAAAATTGGCCTCGTCAGTTTGTTGTCAAAATATCACTTCGCCCTCGGTCCAAATACCAAAGTACCGCTAGAAATGGGAACTGgcaattttctgctagtcCCAAAAGGCGGAATAGAGCTTCGTGTCACGCGAAGGAAATAG
- the LOC124414542 gene encoding cytochrome P450 6A1-like isoform X2, with protein MEFGAFNFLLQLLGVLLAIAVAAYIYLKNVTYNYWKHKGIPQAEPIVPFGSLWDVVKSRKSIAVLMRDLYLEFKDNAVFGFYSFHRPSLVIRDPDLIRFVLTKDFSHFQNRGLYYNEEVDPLSGHLFMLDGAKWKNLRIKFSPTFTSGKMKHMFTTVKECSDSLVQCVTDEVEKNEVIEIKDIMARFTTDVIASVAFGIECNSLKNPEAEFRTLGRKIVKPRPVMNAMLVLCPSLLKMFNIAATNKEVSNFIIKVFKETVDYRTSNNLVRKDFLDLVIQLMNKGFVRGDDDKEPLDKPEIASGKITMLEGAAQVFVFWLAGFETSSSAATHCLYELAINQDIQKRLADEISQILEKFGGITYESLAAMPYLHKVVSETLRKYPSVPILNRDCNQDVQLPGINLSITKGTAIVIPLLGLHMDPEVYPEPDKFDPERFNDDNIARRHRYAYLPFGEGPRICIGELSLVIVEHSQVVRGVNPFLCLLQECGLV; from the exons ATGGAATTTGGAGCGTTCAACTTTCTCCTTCAACTACTAGGTGTTCTACTAGCGATAGCCGTTGCTGCCTACATTTATCTGAAAAATGTGACCTACAACTACTGGAAGCACAAAGGAATCCCACAGGCGGAGCCTATCGTTCCTTTTGGTAGCCTGTGGGACGTTGTCAAGTCGAGGAAATCAATAG CTGTACTTATGCGTGATCTGTACCTGGAATTCAAGGACAATGCCGTGTTTGGCTTCTACTCGTTCCACCGACCGTCCCTAGTGATCCGTGATCCTGATCTGATACGTTTTGTACTGACGAAGGATTTCTCGCACTTTCAAAACCGTGGATTGTACTACAACGAAGAAGTTGATCCACTTTCGGGTCACCTGTTCATGTTAGATGGCGCCAAGTGGAAGAATCTAAGGATCAAGTTCAGCCCGACGTTCACGTCAGGTAAAATGAAGCACATGTTCACGACGGTGAAAGAGTGCTCGGACAGCCTTGTTCAGTGCGTCACTGATGAAGTCGAGAAGAACGAAGTCATCGAGATAAAGGATATAATGGCAAG GTTTACAACTGACGTCATAGCGTCCGTCGCTTTCGGGATCGAGTGCAACAGCCTGAAGAATCCAGAGGCTGAATTTCGTACTTTGGGACGAAAAATCGTAAAGCCTCGGCCAGTAATGAATGCGATGTTGGTGTTGTGTCCATCCCTCTTGAAAATGTTCAACATAGCCGCGACTAACAAGGAAGTTTCTAACTTCATAATCAAAGTCTTCAAGGAAACTGTGGACTACAGAACGAGCAACAATTTGGTTAGAAAAGACTTTTTGGATCTGGTTATACAGCTGATGAACAAGGGCTTCGTGCGCGGTGACGACGACAAAGAACCATTGGACAAACCAG aaattGCCAGCGGTAAGATCACGATGCTCGAAGGAGCAGCGCAAGTCTTTGTGTTCTGGTTAGCGGGCTTTGAGACGTCGTCTTCGGCGGCAACTCACTGCCTCTACGAGTTGGCGATTAATCAGGATATTCAGAAGAGATTGGCCGATGAAATTAGCCAAATTTTGGAGAAATTCGGAGGCATAACTTACGAGAGCCTTGCGGCCATGCCGTATCTTCACAAAGTAGTATCCG AGACGCTGAGAAAGTATCCGTCGGTACCAATTCTGAACAGAGACTGCAACCAGGATGTTCAACTGCCGGGCATTAACCTGAGCATCACTAAAGGCACCGCGATCGTCATACCACTTTTGGGACTTCACATGGACCCTGAGGTGTATCCAGAACCTGATAAATTTGATCCGGAACGATTTAATGACGATAATATCGCCAGGAGACATCGTTACGCTTATCTACCCTTTGGCGAAGGGCCCAGAATCTGCATAGGTGAGCTCTCGTTGGTGATTGTGGAGCACAGTCAAGTCGTCCGAGGTGTTAATCCGT ttttgtGTTTGTTACAGGAATGCGGTTTGGTCTGA
- the LOC124414549 gene encoding LOW QUALITY PROTEIN: odorant receptor 82a-like (The sequence of the model RefSeq protein was modified relative to this genomic sequence to represent the inferred CDS: substituted 3 bases at 3 genomic stop codons), whose protein sequence is MGWVGCSLSTYKEAQKLVENLLFEKMENPEILAARDLIKFNHVFKWNRNMLRMLGIWPIDSEETSTIERFVTFLLTLNLGVVIIAEWTDLVSIWGQFNPMLDNLTANMGGSLSLVKLFIILWNFDTLRHVIAKVRTDWSAFYTAQEFQLMMGRARIGRLFSIVGPAFAIAAGLSFALTPQVICRQAENGTEIMYLLPLRSKYFYDVTSAPVYQFIYLSQTVSCCTASAAYAAIDCFFAALALHVCGQLDILSHTIRGVRKSDPMIRNIVERHLRLVKYVEDLESIYSTIICGQLLVSSLAICSIGYKFIMSLDSGYAADVGKFTFYFIAMLMQIFLYCYSGQCLIDESIRLSEAAYESPWYDMKGSDARAFMLMQARAQAPFKITALKFCVMSHSCFANVRVSXHSYDNTYPFDFCRYTKSIPKDIHAMRXYXIPSSHWCYNFQILRTSGTYFSVLRAIK, encoded by the exons ATGGGTTGGGTTGGATGTAGTCTGTCTACTTATAAAGAGGCTCAGAAGTTGGTTGAGAATCTTCTCTTTGAAAAGATGGAGAACCCTGAAATACTTGCTGCTCgagatttgataaaatttaatcatgTCTTCAAGTGGAATCGAAACATGCTAAGAATGCTTGGCATCTGGCCCATCGACTCTGAAGAAACGTCGACGATTGAACGTTtcgtaacttttcttttaacTTTGAACTTGGGAGTTGTTATAATCGCGGAATGGACAGACTTGGTATCGATTTGGGGCCAGTTCAATCCAATGCTCGATAATCTGACTGCTAATATGGGTGGCTCGTTGTCACTGGTTAAGCTCTTTATCATTCTGTGGAATTTCGATACACTTCGTCACGTTATTGCCAAAGTTCGTACCGACTGGTCTGCCTTTTACACTGCTCAGGAATTTCAG CTGATGATGGGTCGAGCCAGGATTGGTCGATTATTCTCGATCGTGGGTCCTGCATTCGCAATAGCGGCAGGTTTGTCCTTCGCATTGACGCCTCAGGTGATTTGTAGACAGGCGGAAAATGGCACGGAAATAATGTATCTACTACCTTTGAGGTCCAAGTACTTTTACGACGTGACATCCGCGCCGGTTTACCAATTTATTTACCTTTCTCAAACGGTTTCTTGCTGCACAGCCTCGGCGGCATATGCCGCCATTGACTGTTTTTTCGCAGCCCTGGCGCTCCACGTTTGTGGCCAACTCGACATACTTAGTCATACGATTCGGGGCGTACGTAAAAGCGATCCAATGATTCGAAACATCGTTGAACGTCACTTGCGGCTGGTCAA ATACGTCGAGGATTTGGAAAGCATTTATTCAACTATTATTTGCGGCCAACTGCTTGTCAGTTCTTTGGCTATATGCAGTATAGGATACAAGTTCATTATG TCATTGGACAGCGGCTATGCTGCAGATGTTGGAAAGTTTACATTCTACTTCATCGCAATGCTTATGCAAATATTTCTCTACTGCTACTCTGGGCAGTGTTTAATCGATGAG AGCATTCGATTGAGTGAAGCTGCCTACGAAAGTCCATGGTACGATATGAAAGGATCTGATGCCCGGGCTTTTATGTTGATGCAGGCTAGAGCTCAGGCACCTTTTAAAATCACGGCTTTGAAATTCTGCGTCATGTCACATTCGTGTTTTGCCAATGTAAGAGTTAGTTGACATTCTTACGATAACACATATCCATTCGACTTTTGCAGGTATACTAAAAGTATACCAAAAGACATACATGCTATGCGGTAGTATTGAATTCCTTCTTCACATTGGTGTTACAATTTTCAGATACTTCGGACCTCTGGAACTTATTTTTCCGTACTTCGagcaataaaatga
- the LOC124414552 gene encoding odorant receptor 4-like: MKLFSYSKVLRLVRFLSVRLETLEYIRLVISRVYRSTLRSFFHGGMNKLAKVTAATGDLAKLDYLLKWNRVLLRSFGVWPLNHTTTSRLERLGTFLLIFNLGTLVVAEWIDLIKIWGHLDLMLNNLTANLGTSLALVKLLIIRWHVDTLQGLIADVQNDWSEGYTAKDCEVMMVRAKIARWFSIVGPVLALPSGLFFALTPQVIMYSKNGTEIAMLMPFRSTYFFDVTSTPVYQFTYFSQVVACCTSSAAYSGIDCFFAALAFHVCGQLEILGNAIRGLERKDYRIVKNFVERHLRLIQYMNDLESIYSAVIFGQLLTTSLAICSIGFKFIMSLDTGDFGDMGKFSIYLSAILIHIFLYCYSGQCLIDQSTHLSEAAYSSPWYQMKGSDGRAFILIQSRAQTPFQITALKFCVMSHSCFADILRTSATYFSVLRAIK, translated from the exons ATGAAGTTGTTTAGTTATTCAAAAGTTCTTCGCCTGGTTCGGTTTCTTTCTGTTAGGTTGGAGACGTTGGAGTACATACGTCTCGTTATATCACGTGTCTACAGAAGTACTTTGAGATCTTTCTTCCACGGagggatgaataaattggcCAAAGTCACTGCGGCGACTGGAGATCTGGCGAAATTAGACTATCTTCTCAAGTGGAACCGAGTCCTCTTGAGATCTTTTGGTGTGTGGCCACTCAATCACACCACGACATCAAGACTTGAACGTCTTGGTacatttttgttgattttcaaTCTCGGAACCTTGGTGGTCGCGGAATGGATTGACTTGATTAAAATTTGGGGACATTTAGATCTGATGCTTAACAATCTGACTGCGAATTTGGGCACTTCGTTGGCACTGGTTAAACTCCTTATTATACGATGGCATGTTGATACACTTCAGGGCCTCATTGCTGATGTTCAAAACGACTGGTCCGAAGGTTATACTGCTAAGGATTGTGAG GTGATGATGGTTCGAGCTAAGATTGCTCGATGGTTTTCGATTGTGGGTCCAGTCCTCGCATTACCATCGGGTCTGTTTTTTGCGTTGACTCCTCAGGTTATTATGTACTCGAAGAATGGGACGGAAATAGCGATGTTGATGCCGTTCAGGTCGACGTACTTTTTCGACGTTACGTCGACGCCCGTTTACCAATTCACTTACTTTTCGCAAGTTGTAGCCTGCTGCACATCATCGGCGGCGTATTCCGGTATCGACTGCTTTTTCGCAGCACTAGCTTTTCACGTTTGCGGCCAACTCGAAATACTCGGTAATGCGATTCGTGGATTGGAAAGGAAAGATTATCGGATCGTTAAAAACTTCGTCGAACGTCACCTGCGACTCATCCA GTACATGAATGATTTGGAGAGCATTTATTCTGCGGTTATTTTCGGTCAGCTTTTGACAACATCCTTGGCGATATGCAGTATTGGATTTAAGTTCATCATG TCTTTGGACACCGGGGATTTTGGGGATATGGGAAAGTTTTCGATATATTTATCCGCGATTCTGATACACATATTTCTGTATTGCTATTCTGGGCAATGTTTAATCGACCAG AGCACCCATCTCAGCGAAGCTGCCTACAGCAGTCCGTGGTATCAGATGAAAGGATCTGACGGCCGAGCTTTTATACTCATACAATCGAGAGCTCAGACGCCGTTTCAAATCACAGCTTTGAAATTCTGTGTCATGTCACACTCGTGCTTTGCAGAT atactTCGTACCTCCGCAACCTATTTCTCGGTTCTGCGAGCGATTAAATGA
- the LOC124414540 gene encoding ADAMTS-like protein 4 isoform X1, which translates to MQWSSIFNSLIVSVLFIIHSASGRLIDGIFTEPTLKPGYNLVTSVPRGAKALNVTQLGNTSNILAVRRQDRNFILNGNYNAFANSGSFVDLGTTFIYTRRDSHNPESLAAEGPLQEPVDVLVFYKDPNPGIVYRYLTSGEQPTASRWTSKFAAATGKTSNIFPPPGRYTARRRDTLPVKNRIADDEARPLSVVAPQRRLRRRRFVWKNHGFNECSRSCGGGIQTTKFICIREQTQQQVPEKRCHHLEKPIGQTVRCNTRLCPAKWRAGAWSECSVTCGTGYHTREMECVQEVTSALTMRVADGACIEPSLLPLREGCVMPPCNDLHIDQSQDENVFEKNSRPSQWNAEPWSECSATCGPGRRTRIVSCITTTGRPCSLDEKPPYEEPCNLGNCSPKLAPPPDATFHSNSISTFSSGSRWLFTEWSRQCSADCGTGVQWRRVVCGSSSSETCDESTKPKTTQECATDDSCSGHWFSGPWTRCSAACEIGEQTREVICVAKIRGILHVALDMNCPVEKPDVKRHCRGPPCPPAWFASDWSECTRTCGRGMQQRVVKCLESDGRPAQPGRECPEADRPVSRLICNEHPCRNSDNNYGPENVNRVVQIQNDPEVSNRLDDNPNCQDTNFNCPLVAQARLCNYEIYRRTCCLSCSKARMDDE; encoded by the exons ATCGATGGAATATTCACTGAACCAACGTTGAAGCCTGGATATAATTTGGTAACATCTGTGCCGCGGGGTGCAAAAGCATTGAATGTCACACAGCTGGGTAACACCAGTAATATTTTGG CCGTCAGACGACAAGATCGCAATTTCATTCTAAACGGCAATTACAACGCCTTTGCCAATTCCGGTTCATTCGTAGACTTGGGAACCACGTTCATTTACACTAGACGTGATTCGCATAATCCGGAAAGCCTAGCCGCCGAAGGACCTCTTCAGGAGCCGGTCGATGTACTG GTTTTCTATAAAGATCCAAATCCGGGTATCGTCTACAGGTATTTGACATCCGGCGAACAGCCGACAGCTTCACGTTGGACTTCGAAATTTGCAGCAG CGACGGGCAAGACTTCGAACATATTTCCTCCACCCGGTCGTTACACAGCGAGAAG AAGAGATACTTTACCTGTGAAAAATCGAATAGCAGACGATGAGGCTCGGCCTTTGTCAGTCGTTGCGCCACAGAGACGATTACGAAGGCGGAGATTTGTGTGGAAAAATCACGGCTTTAACGAATGCAGCAGGTCTTGTGGCGGAG GTATTCAGACGACTAAGTTCATCTGCATTCGGGAACAAACGCAGCAGCAAGTTCCCGAAAAAAGGTGTCATCATTTGGAAAAACCGATCGGACAAACGGTCAGATGCAACACTCGACTCTGTCCTGCGAA atgGCGGGCGGGGGCTTGGAGCGAATGTTCAGTGACTTGCGGGACCGGATATCACACTCGTGAAATGGAATGCGTTCAGGAAGTGACGTCGGCGTTGACGATGAGGGTTGCCGACGGTGCTTGCATCGAGCCGAGTCTCCTGCCATTGAGAGAGGGCTGCGTCATGCCGCCATGCAACGATCTGCATATCGATCAATCCCAAGACGAAAAcgtattcgaaaaaaattctcgtcccTCCCAATGGAACGCCGAGCCTTGGTCTGAG TGCTCTGCGACTTGCGGTCCTGGGAGAAGAACGAGGATTGTTTCCTGCATAACCACCACCGGGCGTCCATGTTCTCTCGATGAAAAACCGCCGTATGAAGAGCCCTGCAATTTAGGAAATTGTAGTCCAAAACTTGCACCGCCTCCTGATGCGACGTTTCACTCGAATTCGATTTCCACATTTTCTTCGGGCAGCAGGTGGCTCTTCACCGAATGGTCTCGACAG TGTTCGGCCGATTGCGGTACCGGAGTTCAATGGCGTCGAGTTGTGTGCGGATCATCGTCATCGGAAACTTGCGACGAGTCGACAAAACCGAAAACGACCCAAGAATGCGCAACGGACGACAGCTGCAGCGGTCACTGGTTTTCCGGCCCATGGACTCGC TGTTCGGCAGCGTGCGAAATCGGTGAACAGACCCGAGAAGTGATTTGCGTTGCTAAAATTCGGGGCATTCTTCACGTTGCTCTCGACATGAATTGTCCCGTTGAGAAACCAGACGTTAAAAGACACTGCAGGGGCCCCCCGTGCCCCCCCGCTTGGTTCGCATCCGATTGGTCGGAG tGTACCCGGACTTGTGGTAGAGGAATGCAACAGCGAGTGGTCAAATGTTTGGAAAGCGACGGCCGGCCGGCACAACCAGGAAGAGAATGCCCGGAAGCAGATCGTCCGGTTTCAAGATTGATCTGTAACGAGCATCCGTGCAGGAATTCGGACAACAATTACGGGCCAGAGAACGTTAATCGCGTTGTCCAGATCCAAAATGATCCGGAAGTATCAAACC GGCTCGACGACAATCCGAACTGCCAAGACACCAACTTCAATTGTCCTCTGGTGGCTCAGGCTCGGCTCTGTAATTACGAAATCTATCGAAGGACCTGCTGCCTTTCATGCTCAAAGGCTCGCATGGACGACGAATAG
- the LOC124414540 gene encoding ADAMTS-like protein 4 isoform X2: protein MQWSSIFNSLIVSVLFIIHSASGRLIDGIFTEPTLKPGYNLVTSVPRGAKALNVTQLGNTSNILAVRRQDRNFILNGNYNAFANSGSFVDLGTTFIYTRRDSHNPESLAAEGPLQEPVDVLVFYKDPNPGIVYRYLTSGEQPTASRWTSKFAAATGKTSNIFPPPGRYTARRDTLPVKNRIADDEARPLSVVAPQRRLRRRRFVWKNHGFNECSRSCGGGIQTTKFICIREQTQQQVPEKRCHHLEKPIGQTVRCNTRLCPAKWRAGAWSECSVTCGTGYHTREMECVQEVTSALTMRVADGACIEPSLLPLREGCVMPPCNDLHIDQSQDENVFEKNSRPSQWNAEPWSECSATCGPGRRTRIVSCITTTGRPCSLDEKPPYEEPCNLGNCSPKLAPPPDATFHSNSISTFSSGSRWLFTEWSRQCSADCGTGVQWRRVVCGSSSSETCDESTKPKTTQECATDDSCSGHWFSGPWTRCSAACEIGEQTREVICVAKIRGILHVALDMNCPVEKPDVKRHCRGPPCPPAWFASDWSECTRTCGRGMQQRVVKCLESDGRPAQPGRECPEADRPVSRLICNEHPCRNSDNNYGPENVNRVVQIQNDPEVSNRLDDNPNCQDTNFNCPLVAQARLCNYEIYRRTCCLSCSKARMDDE from the exons ATCGATGGAATATTCACTGAACCAACGTTGAAGCCTGGATATAATTTGGTAACATCTGTGCCGCGGGGTGCAAAAGCATTGAATGTCACACAGCTGGGTAACACCAGTAATATTTTGG CCGTCAGACGACAAGATCGCAATTTCATTCTAAACGGCAATTACAACGCCTTTGCCAATTCCGGTTCATTCGTAGACTTGGGAACCACGTTCATTTACACTAGACGTGATTCGCATAATCCGGAAAGCCTAGCCGCCGAAGGACCTCTTCAGGAGCCGGTCGATGTACTG GTTTTCTATAAAGATCCAAATCCGGGTATCGTCTACAGGTATTTGACATCCGGCGAACAGCCGACAGCTTCACGTTGGACTTCGAAATTTGCAGCAG CGACGGGCAAGACTTCGAACATATTTCCTCCACCCGGTCGTTACACAGCGAGAAG AGATACTTTACCTGTGAAAAATCGAATAGCAGACGATGAGGCTCGGCCTTTGTCAGTCGTTGCGCCACAGAGACGATTACGAAGGCGGAGATTTGTGTGGAAAAATCACGGCTTTAACGAATGCAGCAGGTCTTGTGGCGGAG GTATTCAGACGACTAAGTTCATCTGCATTCGGGAACAAACGCAGCAGCAAGTTCCCGAAAAAAGGTGTCATCATTTGGAAAAACCGATCGGACAAACGGTCAGATGCAACACTCGACTCTGTCCTGCGAA atgGCGGGCGGGGGCTTGGAGCGAATGTTCAGTGACTTGCGGGACCGGATATCACACTCGTGAAATGGAATGCGTTCAGGAAGTGACGTCGGCGTTGACGATGAGGGTTGCCGACGGTGCTTGCATCGAGCCGAGTCTCCTGCCATTGAGAGAGGGCTGCGTCATGCCGCCATGCAACGATCTGCATATCGATCAATCCCAAGACGAAAAcgtattcgaaaaaaattctcgtcccTCCCAATGGAACGCCGAGCCTTGGTCTGAG TGCTCTGCGACTTGCGGTCCTGGGAGAAGAACGAGGATTGTTTCCTGCATAACCACCACCGGGCGTCCATGTTCTCTCGATGAAAAACCGCCGTATGAAGAGCCCTGCAATTTAGGAAATTGTAGTCCAAAACTTGCACCGCCTCCTGATGCGACGTTTCACTCGAATTCGATTTCCACATTTTCTTCGGGCAGCAGGTGGCTCTTCACCGAATGGTCTCGACAG TGTTCGGCCGATTGCGGTACCGGAGTTCAATGGCGTCGAGTTGTGTGCGGATCATCGTCATCGGAAACTTGCGACGAGTCGACAAAACCGAAAACGACCCAAGAATGCGCAACGGACGACAGCTGCAGCGGTCACTGGTTTTCCGGCCCATGGACTCGC TGTTCGGCAGCGTGCGAAATCGGTGAACAGACCCGAGAAGTGATTTGCGTTGCTAAAATTCGGGGCATTCTTCACGTTGCTCTCGACATGAATTGTCCCGTTGAGAAACCAGACGTTAAAAGACACTGCAGGGGCCCCCCGTGCCCCCCCGCTTGGTTCGCATCCGATTGGTCGGAG tGTACCCGGACTTGTGGTAGAGGAATGCAACAGCGAGTGGTCAAATGTTTGGAAAGCGACGGCCGGCCGGCACAACCAGGAAGAGAATGCCCGGAAGCAGATCGTCCGGTTTCAAGATTGATCTGTAACGAGCATCCGTGCAGGAATTCGGACAACAATTACGGGCCAGAGAACGTTAATCGCGTTGTCCAGATCCAAAATGATCCGGAAGTATCAAACC GGCTCGACGACAATCCGAACTGCCAAGACACCAACTTCAATTGTCCTCTGGTGGCTCAGGCTCGGCTCTGTAATTACGAAATCTATCGAAGGACCTGCTGCCTTTCATGCTCAAAGGCTCGCATGGACGACGAATAG